DNA sequence from the Patescibacteria group bacterium genome:
CCTTAGCGAATTTTGCTTTGAGATCTTTCACTTCAGTCTTAGGCATGGGCAAGAATTAAACTGAGAGAATTTTGCCGAAAAATCAGCGGTCGCGCAATTCATTAATTTTCGCAAGAATAATTTCCTTCTCAATGATGCCTGCCATCCTTTCAATCTCTGCGCCATTTCGGTCGAGGAAAATAAACTCAGGAATTTCGTGCACGCCCCACTGCGTCAGTAATGCCGGACTGACATCGGCATCGATGAATTCGGTCACGAGCCAGGGATTTTCTTTTTCAATCTCCGCAAAACGCGGCTTCATCGTGATACAGCCGACACAACTCGGCGAGCCAAATTTGAGGACTTTCATTTTTAAAATTTAGACGGAACTATTTTAACGCAAAAATAGCTCGACCTATTTGGCTGAGCTATTTTTGTTTTTGGCTCCAGTGCTGATTTCATTCAGCAATCCGAGGATTGAAGAATGAGTGATTGAGAGATTTTTGATTCGACGAGCGAA
Encoded proteins:
- a CDS encoding thioredoxin family protein, which gives rise to MKVLKFGSPSCVGCITMKPRFAEIEKENPWLVTEFIDADVSPALLTQWGVHEIPEFIFLDRNGAEIERMAGIIEKEIILAKINELRDR